A single region of the Gorilla gorilla gorilla isolate KB3781 chromosome 1, NHGRI_mGorGor1-v2.1_pri, whole genome shotgun sequence genome encodes:
- the ADAM15 gene encoding disintegrin and metalloproteinase domain-containing protein 15 isoform X4 has product MRLALLWALGLLGAGSPLPSWPLPNTGGTEEQQAESEKAPREPLEPQVLQDDLPISLKKVLQTSLPEPLRIKLELDGDSHILELLQNRELVPGRPTLVWYQPDGTRVVSEGHTLENCCYQGRVRGYAGSWVSVCTCSGLRGLVVLTPERSYTLEQGPGDLQGPPIISRIQDLHLPGHTCALSWWESVHTQTPPEHPLGQRHIRRRRDVVTETKTVELVIVADHSEAQKYRDFQHLLNRTLEVALLLDTFFQPLNVRVALVGLEAWTQRDLVEISPNPAVTLENFLHWRRAHLLPRLPHDSAQLVTGTSFSGPTVGMAIQNSICSPDFSGGVNMDHSTSILGVASSIAHELGHSLGLDHDLPGNSCPCPGPAPAKTCIMEASTDFLPGLNFSNCSRRALEKALLDGMGSCLFERLPSLPPMAAFCGNMFVEPGEQCDCGFPDDCVDPCCDSSTCQLRPGAQCASDGPCCQNCQLRPSGWQCRPTRGDCDLPEFCPGDSSQCPPDVSLGDGEPCAGGQAVCMHGRCASYAQQCQSLWGPGAQPAAPLCLQTANTRGNAFGSCGRNPSGSYVSCTPRDAICGQLQCQTGRIQPLLGSIRDLLWETIDVNGTELNCSWVHLDLGSDVAQPLLTLPGTACGPGLVCIDHRCQRVDLLGAQECRSKCHGHGVCDSNRHCYCEEGWAPPDCTTQLKATSSLTTGLLLSLLVLLVLVMLGASYWYRARLHQRLCQLKGPTCQYRAAQSGPPERPGPPQRALLARGTKASALSFPAPPSRPLPPDPVSKRLQAELADRPNPPTRPLPADPVVRSPKSQGPAKPPPPRKPLPADPQGRCPSGDLPGPGAGIPPLVVPSRPAPPPPTVSSLYL; this is encoded by the exons ATGCGGCTGGCGCTGCTCTGGGCCCTGGGGCTCCTGGGCGCGGGCAGCCCTCTGCCTTCCTGGCCGCTCCCAAATACAG GTGGCACTGAGGAGCAGCAGGCAGAGTCAGAGAAGGCCCCGAGGGAGCCCTTGGAGCCCCAGGTCCTTCAGGACGATCTCCCAATTAGCCTCAAAAAGGTGCTTCAG ACCAGTCTGCCTGAGCCCCTGAGGATCAAGTTGGAGCTGGACGGTGACAGTCATATCCTGGAGCTGCTACAGAATAG GGAGTTGGTCCCAGGCCGCCCAACCCTGGTGTGGTACCAGCCCGATGGCACTCGGGTGGTCAGTGAGGGACACACTCTG GAGAACTGCTGCTACCAGGGAAGAGTGCGGGGATATGCAGGCTCCTGGGTGTCCGTCTGCACCTGCTCTGGGCTCAG aggCTTGGTGGTCCTGACCCCAGAGAGAAGCTATACCCTGGAGCAGGGGCCTGGGGACCTTCAGGGTCCTCCCATTATTTCGCGAATCCAAGATCTCCACCTGCCAGGCCACACCTGTGCCCTGAGCTGGTGGGAATCTGTACACACTCAGACTCCACCAGAGCACCCCCTGGGACAGCGTCACATTCGCCGG AGGCGGGATGTGGTAACAGAGACCAAGACTGTGGAGTTGGTGATTGTGGCTGATCACTCGGAG GCCCAGAAATACCGGGACTTCCAGCACCTGCTAAACCGCACACTGGAAGTGGCCCTTTTGCTGGACACA TTCTTCCAGCCCCTGAATGTACGAGTGGCACTAGTGGGCCTGGAGGCCTGGACCCAGCGTGACCTGGTGGAGATCAGCCCAAACCCAGCTGTCACCCTCGAAAACTTCCTCCACTGGCGCAGGGCACATTTGCTGCCTCGATTGCCCCATGACAGTGCCCAGCTGGTGAC TGGTACTTCATTCTCTGGGCCTACGGTGGGCATGGCCATTCAGAACTCCATCTGTTCTCCTGACTTCTCAGGAGGTGTGAACATG GACCACTCCACCAGCATCCTGGGAGTCGCCTCCTCCATAGCCCATGAGTTGGGCCACAGCCTGGGCCTGGACCATGATTTGCCTGGGAATAGCTGCCCCTGTCCAGGTCCAGCCCCAGCCAAGACCTGCATCATGGAGGCCTCCACAGA CTTCCTACCAGGCCTGAACTTCAGCAACTGTAGCCGACGGGCCCTGGAGAAAGCCCTCCTGGATGGAATGGGCAGCTGCCTCTTTGAACGGCTGCCTAGCCTACCCCCTATGGCTGCTTTCTGTGGAAATATGTTTGTGGAGCCGGGCGAGCAGTGTGACTGTGGCTTCCCGGAT GACTGCGTCGATCCCTGCTGTGATTCCTCGACCTGCCAGCTGAGGCCAGGTGCACAGTGTGCATCTGACGGACCCTGTTGTCAAAATTGCCAG CTGCGCCCGTCTGGCTGGCAGTGTCGTCCTACCAGAGGGGATTGTGACTTGCCTGAATTCTGCCCAGGAGACAGCTCCCAGTGTCCCCCTGATGTCAGCCTAGGGGATGGCGAGCCCTGCGCTGGCGGGCAAGCTGTGTGCATGCACGGGCGTTGTGCCTCCTATGCCCAGCAGTGCCAGTCACTTTGGGGACCTGGAGCCCAGCCCGCTGCGCCACTTTGCCTCCAGACAGCTAATACTCGGGGAAATGCTTTTGGGAGCTGTGGGCGCAACCCCAGTGGCAGTTATGTGTCCTGCACCCCTAG aGATGCCATTTGTGGGCAGCTCCAGTGCCAGACAGGTAGGATCCAGCCTCTGCTGGGCTCCATCCGGGATCTACTCTGGGAGACAATAGATGTGAATGGGACTGAGCTGAACTGCAGCTGGGTGCACCTGGACCTGGGCAGTGATGTGGCCCAGCCCCTCCTGACTCTGCCTGGCACAGCCTGTGGCCCTGGCCTG GTGTGTATAGACCATCGATGCCAGCGTGTGGATCTCCTGGGGGCACAGGAATGTCGAAGCAAATGCCATGGACATGGG GTCTGTGACAGCAACAGGCACTGCTACTGTGAGGAGGGCTGGGCACCCCCTGACTGCACCACTCAGCTCAAAG CAACCAGCTCCCTGACCACAGGGctgctcctcagcctcctggtctTATTGGTCCTGGTGATGCTTGGCGCCAGCTACTGGTACCGTGCCCGCCTGCACCAGCGACTCTGCCAGCTCAAGGGACCCACCTGCCAGTACAG GGCAGCCCAATCTGGTCCCCCTGAACGGCCAGGACCTCCGCAGAGGGCCCTGCTGGCACGAGGCACTAAG GCTAGTGCTCTCAGCTTCCCAGCCCCCCCTTCAAGGCCGCTGCCACCTGACCCTGTGTCCAAGAGACTCCAG GCTGAGCTGGCTGACCGACCCAATCCCCCTACCCGCCCTCTGCCCGCTGACCCGGTGGTGAGAAGCCCAAAG TCTCAGGGGCCAGCCAAGCCCCCACCCCCAAGGAAGCCACTGCCTGCCGACCCCCAGGGCCGGTGCCCATCGGGTGACCTGCCCGGCCCAGGGGCTGGAATCCCGCCCCTAGTGGTACCCTCCAG ACCAGCGCCACCGCCTCCGACAGTGTCCTCGCTCTACCTCTGA
- the ADAM15 gene encoding disintegrin and metalloproteinase domain-containing protein 15 isoform X8 — MRLALLWALGLLGAGSPLPSWPLPNTALLSIPSVLSWGVLGPAGGTEEQQAESEKAPREPLEPQVLQDDLPISLKKVLQTSLPEPLRIKLELDGDSHILELLQNRELVPGRPTLVWYQPDGTRVVSEGHTLENCCYQGRVRGYAGSWVSVCTCSGLRGLVVLTPERSYTLEQGPGDLQGPPIISRIQDLHLPGHTCALSWWESVHTQTPPEHPLGQRHIRRRRDVVTETKTVELVIVADHSEAQKYRDFQHLLNRTLEVALLLDTFFQPLNVRVALVGLEAWTQRDLVEISPNPAVTLENFLHWRRAHLLPRLPHDSAQLVTGTSFSGPTVGMAIQNSICSPDFSGGVNMDHSTSILGVASSIAHELGHSLGLDHDLPGNSCPCPGPAPAKTCIMEASTDFLPGLNFSNCSRRALEKALLDGMGSCLFERLPSLPPMAAFCGNMFVEPGEQCDCGFPDDCVDPCCDSSTCQLRPGAQCASDGPCCQNCQLRPSGWQCRPTRGDCDLPEFCPGDSSQCPPDVSLGDGEPCAGGQAVCMHGRCASYAQQCQSLWGPGAQPAAPLCLQTANTRGNAFGSCGRNPSGSYVSCTPRDAICGQLQCQTGRIQPLLGSIRDLLWETIDVNGTELNCSWVHLDLGSDVAQPLLTLPGTACGPGLVCIDHRCQRVDLLGAQECRSKCHGHGVCDSNRHCYCEEGWAPPDCTTQLKATSSLTTGLLLSLLVLLVLVMLGASYWYRARLHQRLCQLKGPTCQYRAAQSGPPERPGPPQRALLARGTKAELADRPNPPTRPLPADPVVRSPKSQGPAKPPPPRKPLPADPQGRCPSGDLPGPGAGIPPLVVPSRPAPPPPTVSSLYL; from the exons ATGCGGCTGGCGCTGCTCTGGGCCCTGGGGCTCCTGGGCGCGGGCAGCCCTCTGCCTTCCTGGCCGCTCCCAAATACAG ccctgctgTCGATTCCCTCAGTACTGTCTTGGGGTGTCCTGGGACCTGCAGGTGGCACTGAGGAGCAGCAGGCAGAGTCAGAGAAGGCCCCGAGGGAGCCCTTGGAGCCCCAGGTCCTTCAGGACGATCTCCCAATTAGCCTCAAAAAGGTGCTTCAG ACCAGTCTGCCTGAGCCCCTGAGGATCAAGTTGGAGCTGGACGGTGACAGTCATATCCTGGAGCTGCTACAGAATAG GGAGTTGGTCCCAGGCCGCCCAACCCTGGTGTGGTACCAGCCCGATGGCACTCGGGTGGTCAGTGAGGGACACACTCTG GAGAACTGCTGCTACCAGGGAAGAGTGCGGGGATATGCAGGCTCCTGGGTGTCCGTCTGCACCTGCTCTGGGCTCAG aggCTTGGTGGTCCTGACCCCAGAGAGAAGCTATACCCTGGAGCAGGGGCCTGGGGACCTTCAGGGTCCTCCCATTATTTCGCGAATCCAAGATCTCCACCTGCCAGGCCACACCTGTGCCCTGAGCTGGTGGGAATCTGTACACACTCAGACTCCACCAGAGCACCCCCTGGGACAGCGTCACATTCGCCGG AGGCGGGATGTGGTAACAGAGACCAAGACTGTGGAGTTGGTGATTGTGGCTGATCACTCGGAG GCCCAGAAATACCGGGACTTCCAGCACCTGCTAAACCGCACACTGGAAGTGGCCCTTTTGCTGGACACA TTCTTCCAGCCCCTGAATGTACGAGTGGCACTAGTGGGCCTGGAGGCCTGGACCCAGCGTGACCTGGTGGAGATCAGCCCAAACCCAGCTGTCACCCTCGAAAACTTCCTCCACTGGCGCAGGGCACATTTGCTGCCTCGATTGCCCCATGACAGTGCCCAGCTGGTGAC TGGTACTTCATTCTCTGGGCCTACGGTGGGCATGGCCATTCAGAACTCCATCTGTTCTCCTGACTTCTCAGGAGGTGTGAACATG GACCACTCCACCAGCATCCTGGGAGTCGCCTCCTCCATAGCCCATGAGTTGGGCCACAGCCTGGGCCTGGACCATGATTTGCCTGGGAATAGCTGCCCCTGTCCAGGTCCAGCCCCAGCCAAGACCTGCATCATGGAGGCCTCCACAGA CTTCCTACCAGGCCTGAACTTCAGCAACTGTAGCCGACGGGCCCTGGAGAAAGCCCTCCTGGATGGAATGGGCAGCTGCCTCTTTGAACGGCTGCCTAGCCTACCCCCTATGGCTGCTTTCTGTGGAAATATGTTTGTGGAGCCGGGCGAGCAGTGTGACTGTGGCTTCCCGGAT GACTGCGTCGATCCCTGCTGTGATTCCTCGACCTGCCAGCTGAGGCCAGGTGCACAGTGTGCATCTGACGGACCCTGTTGTCAAAATTGCCAG CTGCGCCCGTCTGGCTGGCAGTGTCGTCCTACCAGAGGGGATTGTGACTTGCCTGAATTCTGCCCAGGAGACAGCTCCCAGTGTCCCCCTGATGTCAGCCTAGGGGATGGCGAGCCCTGCGCTGGCGGGCAAGCTGTGTGCATGCACGGGCGTTGTGCCTCCTATGCCCAGCAGTGCCAGTCACTTTGGGGACCTGGAGCCCAGCCCGCTGCGCCACTTTGCCTCCAGACAGCTAATACTCGGGGAAATGCTTTTGGGAGCTGTGGGCGCAACCCCAGTGGCAGTTATGTGTCCTGCACCCCTAG aGATGCCATTTGTGGGCAGCTCCAGTGCCAGACAGGTAGGATCCAGCCTCTGCTGGGCTCCATCCGGGATCTACTCTGGGAGACAATAGATGTGAATGGGACTGAGCTGAACTGCAGCTGGGTGCACCTGGACCTGGGCAGTGATGTGGCCCAGCCCCTCCTGACTCTGCCTGGCACAGCCTGTGGCCCTGGCCTG GTGTGTATAGACCATCGATGCCAGCGTGTGGATCTCCTGGGGGCACAGGAATGTCGAAGCAAATGCCATGGACATGGG GTCTGTGACAGCAACAGGCACTGCTACTGTGAGGAGGGCTGGGCACCCCCTGACTGCACCACTCAGCTCAAAG CAACCAGCTCCCTGACCACAGGGctgctcctcagcctcctggtctTATTGGTCCTGGTGATGCTTGGCGCCAGCTACTGGTACCGTGCCCGCCTGCACCAGCGACTCTGCCAGCTCAAGGGACCCACCTGCCAGTACAG GGCAGCCCAATCTGGTCCCCCTGAACGGCCAGGACCTCCGCAGAGGGCCCTGCTGGCACGAGGCACTAAG GCTGAGCTGGCTGACCGACCCAATCCCCCTACCCGCCCTCTGCCCGCTGACCCGGTGGTGAGAAGCCCAAAG TCTCAGGGGCCAGCCAAGCCCCCACCCCCAAGGAAGCCACTGCCTGCCGACCCCCAGGGCCGGTGCCCATCGGGTGACCTGCCCGGCCCAGGGGCTGGAATCCCGCCCCTAGTGGTACCCTCCAG ACCAGCGCCACCGCCTCCGACAGTGTCCTCGCTCTACCTCTGA
- the ADAM15 gene encoding disintegrin and metalloproteinase domain-containing protein 15 isoform X12, whose protein sequence is MRLALLWALGLLGAGSPLPSWPLPNTGGTEEQQAESEKAPREPLEPQVLQDDLPISLKKVLQTSLPEPLRIKLELDGDSHILELLQNRELVPGRPTLVWYQPDGTRVVSEGHTLENCCYQGRVRGYAGSWVSVCTCSGLRGLVVLTPERSYTLEQGPGDLQGPPIISRIQDLHLPGHTCALSWWESVHTQTPPEHPLGQRHIRRRRDVVTETKTVELVIVADHSEAQKYRDFQHLLNRTLEVALLLDTFFQPLNVRVALVGLEAWTQRDLVEISPNPAVTLENFLHWRRAHLLPRLPHDSAQLVTGTSFSGPTVGMAIQNSICSPDFSGGVNMDHSTSILGVASSIAHELGHSLGLDHDLPGNSCPCPGPAPAKTCIMEASTDFLPGLNFSNCSRRALEKALLDGMGSCLFERLPSLPPMAAFCGNMFVEPGEQCDCGFPDDCVDPCCDSSTCQLRPGAQCASDGPCCQNCQLRPSGWQCRPTRGDCDLPEFCPGDSSQCPPDVSLGDGEPCAGGQAVCMHGRCASYAQQCQSLWGPGAQPAAPLCLQTANTRGNAFGSCGRNPSGSYVSCTPRDAICGQLQCQTGRIQPLLGSIRDLLWETIDVNGTELNCSWVHLDLGSDVAQPLLTLPGTACGPGLVCIDHRCQRVDLLGAQECRSKCHGHGVCDSNRHCYCEEGWAPPDCTTQLKATSSLTTGLLLSLLVLLVLVMLGASYWYRARLHQRLCQLKGPTCQYRAAQSGPPERPGPPQRALLARGTKAELADRPNPPTRPLPADPVVRSPKSQGPAKPPPPRKPLPADPQGRCPSGDLPGPGAGIPPLVVPSRPAPPPPTVSSLYL, encoded by the exons ATGCGGCTGGCGCTGCTCTGGGCCCTGGGGCTCCTGGGCGCGGGCAGCCCTCTGCCTTCCTGGCCGCTCCCAAATACAG GTGGCACTGAGGAGCAGCAGGCAGAGTCAGAGAAGGCCCCGAGGGAGCCCTTGGAGCCCCAGGTCCTTCAGGACGATCTCCCAATTAGCCTCAAAAAGGTGCTTCAG ACCAGTCTGCCTGAGCCCCTGAGGATCAAGTTGGAGCTGGACGGTGACAGTCATATCCTGGAGCTGCTACAGAATAG GGAGTTGGTCCCAGGCCGCCCAACCCTGGTGTGGTACCAGCCCGATGGCACTCGGGTGGTCAGTGAGGGACACACTCTG GAGAACTGCTGCTACCAGGGAAGAGTGCGGGGATATGCAGGCTCCTGGGTGTCCGTCTGCACCTGCTCTGGGCTCAG aggCTTGGTGGTCCTGACCCCAGAGAGAAGCTATACCCTGGAGCAGGGGCCTGGGGACCTTCAGGGTCCTCCCATTATTTCGCGAATCCAAGATCTCCACCTGCCAGGCCACACCTGTGCCCTGAGCTGGTGGGAATCTGTACACACTCAGACTCCACCAGAGCACCCCCTGGGACAGCGTCACATTCGCCGG AGGCGGGATGTGGTAACAGAGACCAAGACTGTGGAGTTGGTGATTGTGGCTGATCACTCGGAG GCCCAGAAATACCGGGACTTCCAGCACCTGCTAAACCGCACACTGGAAGTGGCCCTTTTGCTGGACACA TTCTTCCAGCCCCTGAATGTACGAGTGGCACTAGTGGGCCTGGAGGCCTGGACCCAGCGTGACCTGGTGGAGATCAGCCCAAACCCAGCTGTCACCCTCGAAAACTTCCTCCACTGGCGCAGGGCACATTTGCTGCCTCGATTGCCCCATGACAGTGCCCAGCTGGTGAC TGGTACTTCATTCTCTGGGCCTACGGTGGGCATGGCCATTCAGAACTCCATCTGTTCTCCTGACTTCTCAGGAGGTGTGAACATG GACCACTCCACCAGCATCCTGGGAGTCGCCTCCTCCATAGCCCATGAGTTGGGCCACAGCCTGGGCCTGGACCATGATTTGCCTGGGAATAGCTGCCCCTGTCCAGGTCCAGCCCCAGCCAAGACCTGCATCATGGAGGCCTCCACAGA CTTCCTACCAGGCCTGAACTTCAGCAACTGTAGCCGACGGGCCCTGGAGAAAGCCCTCCTGGATGGAATGGGCAGCTGCCTCTTTGAACGGCTGCCTAGCCTACCCCCTATGGCTGCTTTCTGTGGAAATATGTTTGTGGAGCCGGGCGAGCAGTGTGACTGTGGCTTCCCGGAT GACTGCGTCGATCCCTGCTGTGATTCCTCGACCTGCCAGCTGAGGCCAGGTGCACAGTGTGCATCTGACGGACCCTGTTGTCAAAATTGCCAG CTGCGCCCGTCTGGCTGGCAGTGTCGTCCTACCAGAGGGGATTGTGACTTGCCTGAATTCTGCCCAGGAGACAGCTCCCAGTGTCCCCCTGATGTCAGCCTAGGGGATGGCGAGCCCTGCGCTGGCGGGCAAGCTGTGTGCATGCACGGGCGTTGTGCCTCCTATGCCCAGCAGTGCCAGTCACTTTGGGGACCTGGAGCCCAGCCCGCTGCGCCACTTTGCCTCCAGACAGCTAATACTCGGGGAAATGCTTTTGGGAGCTGTGGGCGCAACCCCAGTGGCAGTTATGTGTCCTGCACCCCTAG aGATGCCATTTGTGGGCAGCTCCAGTGCCAGACAGGTAGGATCCAGCCTCTGCTGGGCTCCATCCGGGATCTACTCTGGGAGACAATAGATGTGAATGGGACTGAGCTGAACTGCAGCTGGGTGCACCTGGACCTGGGCAGTGATGTGGCCCAGCCCCTCCTGACTCTGCCTGGCACAGCCTGTGGCCCTGGCCTG GTGTGTATAGACCATCGATGCCAGCGTGTGGATCTCCTGGGGGCACAGGAATGTCGAAGCAAATGCCATGGACATGGG GTCTGTGACAGCAACAGGCACTGCTACTGTGAGGAGGGCTGGGCACCCCCTGACTGCACCACTCAGCTCAAAG CAACCAGCTCCCTGACCACAGGGctgctcctcagcctcctggtctTATTGGTCCTGGTGATGCTTGGCGCCAGCTACTGGTACCGTGCCCGCCTGCACCAGCGACTCTGCCAGCTCAAGGGACCCACCTGCCAGTACAG GGCAGCCCAATCTGGTCCCCCTGAACGGCCAGGACCTCCGCAGAGGGCCCTGCTGGCACGAGGCACTAAG GCTGAGCTGGCTGACCGACCCAATCCCCCTACCCGCCCTCTGCCCGCTGACCCGGTGGTGAGAAGCCCAAAG TCTCAGGGGCCAGCCAAGCCCCCACCCCCAAGGAAGCCACTGCCTGCCGACCCCCAGGGCCGGTGCCCATCGGGTGACCTGCCCGGCCCAGGGGCTGGAATCCCGCCCCTAGTGGTACCCTCCAG ACCAGCGCCACCGCCTCCGACAGTGTCCTCGCTCTACCTCTGA
- the ADAM15 gene encoding disintegrin and metalloproteinase domain-containing protein 15 isoform X3: MRLALLWALGLLGAGSPLPSWPLPNTGGTEEQQAESEKAPREPLEPQVLQDDLPISLKKVLQTSLPEPLRIKLELDGDSHILELLQNRELVPGRPTLVWYQPDGTRVVSEGHTLENCCYQGRVRGYAGSWVSVCTCSGLRGLVVLTPERSYTLEQGPGDLQGPPIISRIQDLHLPGHTCALSWWESVHTQTPPEHPLGQRHIRRRRDVVTETKTVELVIVADHSEAQKYRDFQHLLNRTLEVALLLDTFFQPLNVRVALVGLEAWTQRDLVEISPNPAVTLENFLHWRRAHLLPRLPHDSAQLVTGTSFSGPTVGMAIQNSICSPDFSGGVNMDHSTSILGVASSIAHELGHSLGLDHDLPGNSCPCPGPAPAKTCIMEASTDFLPGLNFSNCSRRALEKALLDGMGSCLFERLPSLPPMAAFCGNMFVEPGEQCDCGFPDDCVDPCCDSSTCQLRPGAQCASDGPCCQNCQLRPSGWQCRPTRGDCDLPEFCPGDSSQCPPDVSLGDGEPCAGGQAVCMHGRCASYAQQCQSLWGPGAQPAAPLCLQTANTRGNAFGSCGRNPSGSYVSCTPRDAICGQLQCQTGRIQPLLGSIRDLLWETIDVNGTELNCSWVHLDLGSDVAQPLLTLPGTACGPGLVCIDHRCQRVDLLGAQECRSKCHGHGVCDSNRHCYCEEGWAPPDCTTQLKATSSLTTGLLLSLLVLLVLVMLGASYWYRARLHQRLCQLKGPTCQYRAAQSGPPERPGPPQRALLARGTKQASALSFPAPPSRPLPPDPVSKRLQAELADRPNPPTRPLPADPVVRSPKSQGPAKPPPPRKPLPADPQGRCPSGDLPGPGAGIPPLVVPSRPAPPPPTVSSLYL, encoded by the exons ATGCGGCTGGCGCTGCTCTGGGCCCTGGGGCTCCTGGGCGCGGGCAGCCCTCTGCCTTCCTGGCCGCTCCCAAATACAG GTGGCACTGAGGAGCAGCAGGCAGAGTCAGAGAAGGCCCCGAGGGAGCCCTTGGAGCCCCAGGTCCTTCAGGACGATCTCCCAATTAGCCTCAAAAAGGTGCTTCAG ACCAGTCTGCCTGAGCCCCTGAGGATCAAGTTGGAGCTGGACGGTGACAGTCATATCCTGGAGCTGCTACAGAATAG GGAGTTGGTCCCAGGCCGCCCAACCCTGGTGTGGTACCAGCCCGATGGCACTCGGGTGGTCAGTGAGGGACACACTCTG GAGAACTGCTGCTACCAGGGAAGAGTGCGGGGATATGCAGGCTCCTGGGTGTCCGTCTGCACCTGCTCTGGGCTCAG aggCTTGGTGGTCCTGACCCCAGAGAGAAGCTATACCCTGGAGCAGGGGCCTGGGGACCTTCAGGGTCCTCCCATTATTTCGCGAATCCAAGATCTCCACCTGCCAGGCCACACCTGTGCCCTGAGCTGGTGGGAATCTGTACACACTCAGACTCCACCAGAGCACCCCCTGGGACAGCGTCACATTCGCCGG AGGCGGGATGTGGTAACAGAGACCAAGACTGTGGAGTTGGTGATTGTGGCTGATCACTCGGAG GCCCAGAAATACCGGGACTTCCAGCACCTGCTAAACCGCACACTGGAAGTGGCCCTTTTGCTGGACACA TTCTTCCAGCCCCTGAATGTACGAGTGGCACTAGTGGGCCTGGAGGCCTGGACCCAGCGTGACCTGGTGGAGATCAGCCCAAACCCAGCTGTCACCCTCGAAAACTTCCTCCACTGGCGCAGGGCACATTTGCTGCCTCGATTGCCCCATGACAGTGCCCAGCTGGTGAC TGGTACTTCATTCTCTGGGCCTACGGTGGGCATGGCCATTCAGAACTCCATCTGTTCTCCTGACTTCTCAGGAGGTGTGAACATG GACCACTCCACCAGCATCCTGGGAGTCGCCTCCTCCATAGCCCATGAGTTGGGCCACAGCCTGGGCCTGGACCATGATTTGCCTGGGAATAGCTGCCCCTGTCCAGGTCCAGCCCCAGCCAAGACCTGCATCATGGAGGCCTCCACAGA CTTCCTACCAGGCCTGAACTTCAGCAACTGTAGCCGACGGGCCCTGGAGAAAGCCCTCCTGGATGGAATGGGCAGCTGCCTCTTTGAACGGCTGCCTAGCCTACCCCCTATGGCTGCTTTCTGTGGAAATATGTTTGTGGAGCCGGGCGAGCAGTGTGACTGTGGCTTCCCGGAT GACTGCGTCGATCCCTGCTGTGATTCCTCGACCTGCCAGCTGAGGCCAGGTGCACAGTGTGCATCTGACGGACCCTGTTGTCAAAATTGCCAG CTGCGCCCGTCTGGCTGGCAGTGTCGTCCTACCAGAGGGGATTGTGACTTGCCTGAATTCTGCCCAGGAGACAGCTCCCAGTGTCCCCCTGATGTCAGCCTAGGGGATGGCGAGCCCTGCGCTGGCGGGCAAGCTGTGTGCATGCACGGGCGTTGTGCCTCCTATGCCCAGCAGTGCCAGTCACTTTGGGGACCTGGAGCCCAGCCCGCTGCGCCACTTTGCCTCCAGACAGCTAATACTCGGGGAAATGCTTTTGGGAGCTGTGGGCGCAACCCCAGTGGCAGTTATGTGTCCTGCACCCCTAG aGATGCCATTTGTGGGCAGCTCCAGTGCCAGACAGGTAGGATCCAGCCTCTGCTGGGCTCCATCCGGGATCTACTCTGGGAGACAATAGATGTGAATGGGACTGAGCTGAACTGCAGCTGGGTGCACCTGGACCTGGGCAGTGATGTGGCCCAGCCCCTCCTGACTCTGCCTGGCACAGCCTGTGGCCCTGGCCTG GTGTGTATAGACCATCGATGCCAGCGTGTGGATCTCCTGGGGGCACAGGAATGTCGAAGCAAATGCCATGGACATGGG GTCTGTGACAGCAACAGGCACTGCTACTGTGAGGAGGGCTGGGCACCCCCTGACTGCACCACTCAGCTCAAAG CAACCAGCTCCCTGACCACAGGGctgctcctcagcctcctggtctTATTGGTCCTGGTGATGCTTGGCGCCAGCTACTGGTACCGTGCCCGCCTGCACCAGCGACTCTGCCAGCTCAAGGGACCCACCTGCCAGTACAG GGCAGCCCAATCTGGTCCCCCTGAACGGCCAGGACCTCCGCAGAGGGCCCTGCTGGCACGAGGCACTAAG CAGGCTAGTGCTCTCAGCTTCCCAGCCCCCCCTTCAAGGCCGCTGCCACCTGACCCTGTGTCCAAGAGACTCCAG GCTGAGCTGGCTGACCGACCCAATCCCCCTACCCGCCCTCTGCCCGCTGACCCGGTGGTGAGAAGCCCAAAG TCTCAGGGGCCAGCCAAGCCCCCACCCCCAAGGAAGCCACTGCCTGCCGACCCCCAGGGCCGGTGCCCATCGGGTGACCTGCCCGGCCCAGGGGCTGGAATCCCGCCCCTAGTGGTACCCTCCAG ACCAGCGCCACCGCCTCCGACAGTGTCCTCGCTCTACCTCTGA